One region of Acropora muricata isolate sample 2 chromosome 13, ASM3666990v1, whole genome shotgun sequence genomic DNA includes:
- the LOC136895428 gene encoding uncharacterized protein produces the protein MLLRLPKYNLQVVYKKGTQMFLADTISRAFLPEINAGDFNTKLEEVDHQACLPVSTNRWQQIKHASADDPVLQQLWTTIREGWPESRSDLPEPLYPYFDFRDLLTVQNDLAFKGQCLVVPASLRKELMAVVHSSHIGMEGCIHRAHDTHYWPHVATEPREYIAKFDICSSHPTEQSKKPLLQQEVIARPWAKVAADL, from the coding sequence ATGTTGTTGAGGCTGCCGAAATACAACCTGCAAGTTGTTTACAAAAAAGGAACACAGATGTTTCTGGCTGATACCATAAGCAGAGCCTTCCTGCCTGAGATCAACGCCGGTGACTTCAACACCAAACTTGAGGAAGTTGATCATCAAGCCTGCCTACCAGTCAGCACAAACCGCTGGCAACAGATCAAGCACGCCTCTGCTGATGACCCAGTCCTGCAGCAACTATGGACAACCATACGTGAAGGATGGCCAGAGAGTCGGTCGGACCTTCCTGAACCCCTTTACCCATACTTCGACTTTAGAGACCTCCTGACCGTCCAGAACGACCTTGCTTTTAAGGGTCAATGTCTTGTGGTACCAGCCAGCCTACGCAAGGAGCTTATGGCAGTTGTGCACAGCTCACACATCGGCATGGAAGGGTGCATCCACAGAGCACATGACACTCACTACTGGCCTCACGTGGCAACAGAACCGAGGGAGTACATCGCCAAGTTCGACATATGTTCGTCACACCCCACAGAACAGAGCAAAAAACCCCTCCTACAACAAGAAGTGATAGCCAGACCTTGGGCAAAAGTTGCTGCTGACCTATGA